From a single Bacteroidales bacterium genomic region:
- a CDS encoding L-histidine N(alpha)-methyltransferase, translating into MRIFIASSSKHLEDKEYGKPYGTNYTTPMSLASNLTQKLRESKLHTVKPWWENGVLKFGNGFLESIIKMTNICNGGIFIFGKDEEKVDSEGEGSKFGTRDNVLIESGMFISKYGINRTCILVEEWNKGGEKHCVTIPFDYRGVKHIRFNKGESISIRTAINDTVTFFDEEFDIGINLKKVTAFCNIELPINIVNNTNGFENWCSKALYIGYQSAKCWSDIELHNDYKGKKDLQIFEGLFNEIEIKFNYPPIENVISLGSGVGEIDRRIINFLFSESGFNKLNYIPIDINPYLALMATKTIFEDNSKIDVPYIIIYDFEKDLNDIGHIISEKIKIKEQKNIYFMLGGTFTNLSKTEYEFVTGLKGWMSDNDYLLIDIFTKSILYDSYSEKLNFVFRKEENENILINSIQCKNTKLVANEIHTKYPEKRSESIDELAKKLLNNIEIKSSISDGIKNTTLNVYKYKETDQTLFTVKKYFFEDFKFFLEKHFTIVSFAEGEIDNQINQGRGVFIVRTKIEQEKNNYKRLRDEKKLIYEDFSKKVSELIKKIKAIEKNTKDAFETERFSDEYEKLLTCYKSNLENLV; encoded by the coding sequence ATGAGAATTTTTATTGCAAGCTCGAGTAAACATCTTGAGGATAAAGAATATGGTAAACCTTATGGAACAAATTATACTACCCCAATGAGTTTAGCATCTAATTTAACACAAAAACTTAGGGAAAGTAAACTTCACACTGTTAAACCTTGGTGGGAAAACGGTGTTCTTAAGTTTGGCAATGGCTTTTTAGAGAGTATTATTAAAATGACTAACATATGTAACGGTGGAATCTTCATTTTCGGGAAAGATGAAGAGAAAGTTGATTCAGAAGGAGAAGGTTCCAAATTTGGAACTAGGGATAATGTTTTAATAGAAAGTGGAATGTTTATAAGTAAATATGGAATTAATAGAACATGTATTTTAGTTGAGGAATGGAATAAAGGAGGTGAGAAACATTGTGTTACAATTCCATTTGATTATAGAGGAGTTAAACATATTCGTTTTAACAAAGGAGAAAGCATTAGTATAAGAACTGCTATTAATGACACAGTTACCTTTTTTGATGAGGAATTTGATATTGGAATAAACCTAAAAAAAGTTACAGCATTTTGCAACATTGAATTACCTATCAATATAGTAAACAATACTAATGGATTTGAAAATTGGTGCTCCAAAGCTTTATATATTGGTTACCAGAGTGCAAAATGCTGGAGTGATATAGAATTACATAATGATTATAAAGGGAAAAAAGATCTTCAAATATTCGAAGGACTATTTAATGAGATTGAAATAAAATTTAACTATCCACCGATAGAAAATGTAATTTCTTTAGGTTCAGGAGTTGGTGAAATTGATAGAAGGATAATTAATTTTCTTTTTTCAGAATCTGGATTCAATAAGCTAAATTACATCCCAATAGATATAAATCCATATCTTGCATTAATGGCAACAAAAACAATATTTGAAGATAACAGTAAAATTGACGTACCATATATTATCATTTATGATTTTGAAAAAGATTTAAATGATATTGGGCACATAATTTCAGAAAAGATAAAGATTAAAGAGCAAAAAAATATTTATTTTATGCTTGGCGGCACGTTTACAAACTTATCCAAAACTGAGTATGAATTTGTAACGGGGTTGAAAGGATGGATGTCTGATAATGACTATCTGCTAATTGATATTTTTACAAAATCTATTTTATATGATAGTTACTCTGAAAAACTAAATTTTGTTTTCAGGAAAGAAGAAAATGAAAATATATTAATAAACAGTATTCAGTGTAAAAACACTAAGCTTGTAGCTAATGAAATACACACAAAATATCCAGAGAAAAGGAGTGAATCTATCGATGAATTGGCAAAGAAACTTTTGAACAATATTGAAATAAAATCATCAATTAGCGATGGGATAAAAAATACTACTTTAAATGTATATAAATATAAAGAGACTGATCAAACCTTATTTACTGTTAAGAAATATTTTTTTGAAGATTTTAAATTCTTCTTAGAAAAACATTTCACAATTGTCTCATTTGCTGAGGGCGAAATTGATAATCAAATTAATCAGGGCCGAGGTGTATTTATAGTAAGAACGAAAATTGAACAGGAAAAGAACAATTACAAAAGGTTAAGAGATGAGAAGAAATTAATATATGAGGATTTCAGTAAAAAAGTATCCGAGTTAATTAAGAAAATAAAAGCGATTGAAAAAAATACTAAAGATGCATTTGAAACTGAACGCTTTAGTGATGAATATGAAAAATTGTTAACTTGTTACAAAAGTAATTTAGAAAATTTGGTATAA
- a CDS encoding tyrosine-type recombinase/integrase has protein sequence MGRLKGVKTKSDYLEWNTLLILIHKLERDGENKFALLIAIGAYTGLRIGDILSLKWFDILEKDFLEINEQKTKKYRKLKLNENLKEIISRSFSKLHSPGVGKYVFINRFDTKPISREYVNRRLKEIFKNYNIKIGNVSSHTLRKSFGRRVFENNDNSEKSLIILGEMFNHASISTTKIYLGIREKEIFDVYDGL, from the coding sequence ATGGGAAGATTAAAAGGTGTTAAAACTAAAAGTGATTACCTAGAATGGAATACTTTATTGATATTGATTCACAAGCTTGAAAGAGATGGTGAGAATAAATTTGCTTTATTAATAGCCATTGGAGCATATACAGGATTAAGGATTGGGGATATCTTAAGTCTAAAGTGGTTTGATATTTTGGAGAAAGATTTTTTGGAAATAAATGAACAAAAAACCAAGAAATACAGAAAATTAAAGCTTAATGAAAATCTTAAGGAAATAATATCCAGATCATTCTCAAAACTACATTCTCCGGGTGTTGGTAAATATGTGTTTATTAATAGGTTTGATACTAAACCCATCTCCAGGGAATATGTTAATAGACGTTTAAAGGAAATATTTAAAAATTATAATATTAAAATTGGAAATGTAAGCTCTCATACTCTCAGAAAATCATTTGGGAGAAGAGTATTTGAGAATAATGATAATTCTGAGAAAAGCCTAATAATTCTTGGAGAAATGTTTAATCATGCTTCAATTAGCACTACTAAAATATATTTAGGGATAAGGGAGAAGGAGATATTTGATGTGTATGATGGGTTGTAA
- a CDS encoding 7-cyano-7-deazaguanine synthase, translating into MKIVTLLSGGLDSSLLACLINEEGLKQLPVFINYGQLNLNKEFDSCKRICNLLHIKEPEQIDLSGFGKSIQSGLTSTSLNINEDAFLPNRNAMLLLTASAYAYKNKCSHIAIGVLDEKKCIFPDQTRYFLNKMEELIEISLGKQIHILSPFIDLNKGEIIALAEKKGINNTYSCHAGTEEPCGKCISCLEFINFKNL; encoded by the coding sequence ATGAAAATAGTTACATTATTGTCAGGTGGATTAGATTCTTCATTGTTAGCTTGCCTAATTAATGAGGAAGGACTCAAGCAATTGCCGGTCTTTATTAATTATGGGCAATTAAATTTGAATAAAGAATTTGATTCATGTAAAAGAATATGCAACCTATTACATATCAAAGAACCTGAACAAATAGATTTGAGTGGATTTGGCAAATCAATTCAATCAGGTTTAACAAGTACATCTTTGAATATTAATGAAGATGCATTCTTACCCAATAGAAATGCCATGCTATTGCTTACTGCTTCAGCTTATGCTTATAAAAACAAATGTTCTCATATTGCAATAGGTGTCTTGGATGAGAAAAAATGTATTTTTCCAGATCAAACAAGATACTTTCTTAATAAAATGGAGGAACTAATTGAAATATCATTAGGAAAACAAATTCACATTTTGTCTCCTTTTATAGATTTGAATAAAGGAGAAATAATAGCTTTAGCAGAGAAAAAAGGAATTAATAACACATACTCTTGTCATGCAGGCACTGAGGAACCATGTGGGAAATGTATTTCATGTCTTGAATTTATTAACTTTAAAAATCTATAA
- a CDS encoding TIR domain-containing protein: MGGGGGHYSIGDLGDIERLAKKEIQKASDQIKRNVFISFDSDDLDEVNLLRGQAKNDNSNLEFSDRSLKEPFNSENEDYIKRGIREKIDQASVTVIYLTDNSATSNWVNWEIEESLKKGKGVIGVYKGDKPPQKLPAAFKANNLTAIKWQHKALSDAIDKAAEER; this comes from the coding sequence ATGGGAGGTGGTGGTGGTCATTACTCAATTGGAGACCTTGGCGATATCGAAAGATTAGCTAAAAAAGAAATTCAAAAAGCTTCGGATCAAATTAAACGAAACGTATTTATTAGTTTCGACAGTGATGATTTAGATGAAGTTAATTTATTAAGAGGACAGGCAAAAAATGACAATTCAAATCTCGAATTCTCAGACAGATCTTTAAAAGAACCTTTCAACAGTGAGAATGAAGATTATATTAAAAGAGGAATTCGTGAGAAAATTGATCAGGCATCAGTTACTGTAATTTACCTTACCGATAATTCTGCTACAAGTAATTGGGTTAACTGGGAAATTGAAGAAAGCCTTAAAAAAGGAAAAGGAGTTATAGGTGTCTATAAAGGAGATAAGCCCCCTCAAAAACTGCCAGCAGCATTTAAAGCAAATAATCTAACTGCAATAAAATGGCAACATAAAGCATTAAGTGATGCAATTGACAAAGCGGCTGAAGAAAGATAA